The genomic window GTTCTGTGGCCGGTGTGATGGGACTTGCCTGTTTTACTTCCTTTTTGCTTGCAGACCCAATCGCAGATCTGGAGCGGGCACGCACAATAGCCTTTGCTACGGTGGTGAGCATGATCCTGTTTGTACCGTTTGCTTTCCGCTCCCTTGAGGTGTCTGTGCTGCAAACCGGTTTCAGGAACAAGTTGATCGTTGCAGGCGTTTTGAGCACATTACTCCTGACACTGGTGGTCATGTATGTGCCTTTCCTGGCTGCTGTATTTGACCTGCAGCCCCTGGGTCTGCGGGACTGGTTGTTGCCTCTTGGTTTTGCGGCAGTTACACTGGGATTTGTGGAGATTGTAAAGGGGTTACTGTTCAGGAAAAATTACAGGTAAAAGGGGAAGGATATGTTTATACAATAGAAGGTAAATATATTTATGGAGAAGTGATCGATCATGAATTACAGATGTCCTGTATGCGAAGGTAAAATGAACAGGTGGAGATATCCTACCCTTAAGCGCCACGACCAGTTTGGACGCAACCTTGTGGTATACAAGTGTATAGAATGTGGTAATGAGGAAATGTATCCTGACCTTTAAGGGTCAGGATATTAAAAGTGAGTGTAGACTTCTTCGTGCGGGTGGATTACAAAACCTTCTTTTGTCACATCGTAAGGATGTACTTTTTTACTGTGGTCTGAGCCCCGCATCTTGTAGATCTCGACACTGCGACTGCGGACATTGTCATGCATGTCGTAGTAGAGGGAGAAAGTACCATCGGTGACGAAGTTTTCCACACCGAACCTGGAAGGTTGCTTCTCATCGACGATCTCACAGGTCATCATGGATGTCAGGCCGATTATTTCAAGGGTGGTGCTGAGTTTGAGCAATTCGACACGTATCCGGGCGGCTTCATGCAGATAGAAACTGATGGATGTCGTTGAATCTATCAATGCCCTTTTTGCATCGATCTCTTCCTGTGTGGCGATGATCTGGTCCATCATTGAACGAATGTCGAAGGGACGCACGTCCACATATTTTTCCTGGGAAGGGATTCCGATTTTTGTCGAACAGGCATCGATTATTGCGAGTTTGTTCTCTTCTTCCAGGGCCTGGAGGTCCCAGCCAAAACGCATCATATTCTCACGTATTTGTTCGGGCCTCTCTTCGGTGGCTACGATGATTCCATTTTCCCCGTACTGGGTGATGCCGTTGTAGATATACTGGGTTGAGAAAATGGTCTTGCCTGCACCTGAGGTGCCGGATACGAGATAACTCCTGTCACGTACAAGTCCTCCCCCGCACAATTCGTCAAAGCCGGGAATGCCGGTTTTAACCCTGTTTCCTTCGTCTTCAGTGGAAATATTCTCTGCGCCATTAAACATTCATAATCGCCTTCTTGATGTAAGTCGGGTAGTACCCCTCATAAGTTTAATTATAGTGTTATTTATTCATCCTATCGTATTTTGGGGCATTGCGAAATTAATGCTCCATATTTCAAATAGTATTAATGTGATTTAATTTATATATAGGTGATGTGTAGTTAGAAACTGTCGTTACAAACGCTGTAACTGGAAATCACCTATACATTTTGTCGAATTAATCAGCCCCTTTTGTAGGGTCCTTTCAGGGCAATTTCCGGTTGAACTGCAATCAATAAAGTCTGAAGTCGACAATATGCCAAGTATCATTTGTATTTTCAACGGCCCCTTTATTAAATCGGACAACTTTTGTTCGGCATATGCCGTGAAATACATCGATATTTACCCATAAAAAAGGCGTTTTTTGACCATCGAGACCACAAAAGATTTAATAAGCAATTTTCTTATTAGAGGGTTGCAAACCAATATGACGGGATCAAGAGGG from Methanohalophilus halophilus includes these protein-coding regions:
- a CDS encoding ATPase domain-containing protein gives rise to the protein MFNGAENISTEDEGNRVKTGIPGFDELCGGGLVRDRSYLVSGTSGAGKTIFSTQYIYNGITQYGENGIIVATEERPEQIRENMMRFGWDLQALEEENKLAIIDACSTKIGIPSQEKYVDVRPFDIRSMMDQIIATQEEIDAKRALIDSTTSISFYLHEAARIRVELLKLSTTLEIIGLTSMMTCEIVDEKQPSRFGVENFVTDGTFSLYYDMHDNVRSRSVEIYKMRGSDHSKKVHPYDVTKEGFVIHPHEEVYTHF